From the genome of Streptomyces sp. NBC_01304:
CCCGGGTCGACTCCTGGGACGACACCCGGGTCGAGCACGCCGAACTCGGGGAACCCGAGCAACAGCACGACGCCTGGGTCTAGCAGGCCGGGTACGAGTACGCCGAGTGCAAGCACGCCGAGCACGAGCACGCCCGGGACCAGCAATCCCAGCAGCACGCCCAGCACAAGCACACCCAACGCGAGCAACCCCAGCACCAGCACGCCCAGTACGAACACTCCGGGCACAGCCACGCCCAACACCGGCAACCCGAGCACCACGCCCGGCTCGAACACGCCCACCAACACGAACACGGCCGGGACGAACACCCCGGGGACGAACAACCCGCTCTCCGGCAACCCGAACACGAACACCCCGGGCGGGAACAGGCCCGGCAACAACACGCCCGGCTCGAACGACCCCAGCACGAGCAATCCGAGCACGAGCACGCCCGGGCCCACGACGTCGAACCCGTCTCCCTCGACTTCGACGCCCTCGAACACCTCGACGCCGAGCAACTCGACCCCGGGCAACTCCTCGCCGACCCGGCCGAATTCGGCGAACCCGTCGTCGAACCAGACCCAGCCGAACCAGTCGGCCCCGCCGAGGAACACGCCGCCGGCGAGCACCCCGACGCCGACCTCGAACCCGAGCAGTACGCCGGACTCCAGCACGCCGGGCCGTACGCCCGACAGGCCGAGCACGCCCGGTCCCAACGCGCCTGCCGCCACGCCGAACCCGACCCCGGGCAACAAGCCCCAGCAGCCTGCGGGCAACACGCCGAACCAGCCGAGCAACAGCACTCCGAACACGCCGAACCAGCCGGCCAACCCCAACCAGCCCAATCCGCAGCAGAGCCAGACCCCGCCGGCGAACAACCCTCAGCAGCAACAGCCGACGCCCGTTCCGGTGCCCACGCCCACGCCGAGCCCCACGCAGCAGACGCCGAACGAGAACACGCCCAACGGCCCCGAGGCCCCCGGCTCACCGCAGAACCCGGGGAACGACTCGAAGGACGACAACCCCAAGACCGACAGCGTCCAGGACATCCGGGACAACATGGATCACGAGCCGGGCGGTCTCGGCCCGGTCCACCCGGACGACCAGGACCTGTTGGAAGATTCGTTCCCGCGGAACGAGGACGGCACCCCGGAACGGTTCCCCGACCCCTTCGCGGGCTGGGTCCAGGTGCAGAACGACGGCGGCGACGAGGTCCCGGGCCGAAGCAACAACTGTGCGGACTGCTCCCGTTCATTCATCGAGAGTTACCGCGGCAACCCACAGGTCTCCGCTCCGCGCACGCTCGACACCGACGAGCACGGCAACCTGGACACCAGGAGCCCCGAGGACGACGCGAACGACAACCAGATCAGTTGGGCAGGCGCCCCGCACAGCTATGCCGGTACCGGGAGCGACCCCGACACCGCCGCCCGTATCGAGCAGGAACTGCTGCAGGCGGGGCACGGCTCCACGGCCATCGTGCAGGTCGACTGGCCGAATGGCGGCGGCGGCCACGCCTTCGCCGCCGTCAACCACAACGGCACCGTCGTCTGGGTGGACTCCCAGAGCGGCGAGGTCAGCCATGACCCGCTGCACATCGCGAACGCCGAGCACGTCTGGCACATCCCCATGGACCCCGACGGGAATCCGCTGCATCCCGCTCAGAACAGCACGGATGAGTCCGAGGGCCAGAACGACGACGAGGCGCAGCCGGAGAACACCGAGAACAACAACGAGTCGCAGCCCGAGGCCACTGAGAACAACGAGAACAACGGGCAGCCGGAGAGCGACCCGCAGAACGACACCTCGAAGCAGGGCGACGACCCCGACACGGGCGACACCTCCCCCACCTCGACGGATCCCACGACCCCGGACACTTCGAACGACGGGGACGGGGACACCGCCCAGCCGTCCACGCCCGATCAGGACTCGACGCCGGACGCGACGCCGGACGCGACGAACGACAAGCCCGAGACCGAGCCGGAGACCAAGACCGACCCCGAGCCCGAGAACGGCCAGCCGCAAGGCGAGAGCGACAAGCAGTCCCCACCGGACAGCGCACCGGAAAACACGCCGGACAGCCAGGAGCCGTCGCAGGACACCGCGGAAAGCCCTCAGCCGACCCCGGATCCGGACAACAGCAACACCGATACGCAGCCGCAGCCGCAGCCGCAGCAGTCGCCCTCCCCCGAGAACCCTTCGGACCCCGAGACTCCCTCGGACCCGGAGACCCCCTCGGAACAGAAGGACCCGACGCCGGCCGAAACACCGAGCACGCCCGACCAGCAGTCGCACCCGGACGATCCGACGGACCCCGACGGGCACGGACCGACCCCCGACAAGGAGTCCCAGCAGCCGACTCCGACGACGGAGAGCCCGGCCAAGCCCGACTCTCCTTCGGAGCACGGGGAGTCCCCCACCCACACCACGCCCGACAACACCGAGAACGGCACCCCGGACAAGGGCACCCCACCCCCTCGGACCACTCCGGACACCCCGAGCGACCCGATCAACCGGGACAACCCTCAGCAGACCACCACGCCTTCGGACCCGCGTACGTCCATTCCGCACCAGCAGACCGGGGACCCGCGGACCACCGACCCGCGCGCCGCCGACCCCCGCACGACGGATCCGCGTACGTCCGATCCCCGCACTCCGGACCCTCGTACGCCGGACCCGCATCGGGACACTCCCACTCAGCAGAAGCCCGAGAGCAACGAGATCAACAACCGGCCCGACGGCCGGGACCCGAACACCTCGCCGCGGCCGGACCAGACACGTCCTGATCACCGGGACGACCCTCAGTCTCAGACCCCGGACAAGGACCCGTCCGAGACCCCGGACCAGACCCGGCCCGACGACACGAACAAGCCGCCTGCCGAGACCCAGGGCGACCGGCCGAGCAACATGAACAAGGACTCGGCCGTCCCTGCGCGCGAGAGCCTGCCCGACGGCAAGAACGCCGATGCGGCCCGGCACATCAACGAGGCCACTGCCGGCAAGAAGCCCTTGTACGGGGAAATCGCTCCCGAGA
Proteins encoded in this window:
- a CDS encoding toxin glutamine deamidase domain-containing protein — protein: MPTPTPSPTQQTPNENTPNGPEAPGSPQNPGNDSKDDNPKTDSVQDIRDNMDHEPGGLGPVHPDDQDLLEDSFPRNEDGTPERFPDPFAGWVQVQNDGGDEVPGRSNNCADCSRSFIESYRGNPQVSAPRTLDTDEHGNLDTRSPEDDANDNQISWAGAPHSYAGTGSDPDTAARIEQELLQAGHGSTAIVQVDWPNGGGGHAFAAVNHNGTVVWVDSQSGEVSHDPLHIANAEHVWHIPMDPDGNPLHPAQNSTDESEGQNDDEAQPENTENNNESQPEATENNENNGQPESDPQNDTSKQGDDPDTGDTSPTSTDPTTPDTSNDGDGDTAQPSTPDQDSTPDATPDATNDKPETEPETKTDPEPENGQPQGESDKQSPPDSAPENTPDSQEPSQDTAESPQPTPDPDNSNTDTQPQPQPQQSPSPENPSDPETPSDPETPSEQKDPTPAETPSTPDQQSHPDDPTDPDGHGPTPDKESQQPTPTTESPAKPDSPSEHGESPTHTTPDNTENGTPDKGTPPPRTTPDTPSDPINRDNPQQTTTPSDPRTSIPHQQTGDPRTTDPRAADPRTTDPRTSDPRTPDPRTPDPHRDTPTQQKPESNEINNRPDGRDPNTSPRPDQTRPDHRDDPQSQTPDKDPSETPDQTRPDDTNKPPAETQGDRPSNMNKDSAVPARESLPDGKNADAARHINEATAGKKPLYGEIAPENPANTTKPETPQRPEGPAQPAGDPINNPRTDEEWIDHIVHLANTDPEFFKAHYDVDKNGVASRKSREDKYKGHTLPILRATGDPQKPWMAKSRVPQPEPPKYVDPTVKPVGRTAGGPRRTEGPSDRDLGILDGQAESRADAIEADKVPHTKREAAQKDLEANNTPENQAAFKEADDEHRPLHAARGKESEKYGDAVAEFHAIPNEFGEDANRVDNRGEGNNRFDQIWTASPNEPDFDYIVVECKGSLQAGEGDRQGLPPDANDPDRPEPGADDQDTTGADSQEADSDGDGDGDAAGPAVRQVSQGTREYFKTILHEMDKRGLKGLDDAEREPDPVKAEQMRKAAQDELDLAENLRTALKENRVKYVLVKGNSDEDKKTHEGYLMKEYDISLPKKDENDQDSAS